In the genome of Myroides phaeus, one region contains:
- a CDS encoding Crp/Fnr family transcriptional regulator, translating to MDLLLSSIAKHVSLTKEEQQIVLESFTTTRYPAKTKLLLAGDVCVNSCFVLSGILRNYCLDDQTTEHTMSFATTNWWIADMYSFLSQKPGESYIEVVEDAIVMTISRDHQLALFDRVPKIERYFRILIERSLVANQQRLMDNMRLTAEERYERFCNRFPEIKYNLPQKQIASYLGITPEFFSKMKKRLLTGK from the coding sequence TTGGACTTATTACTCTCAAGTATCGCTAAGCACGTTTCTCTTACTAAAGAAGAACAACAAATTGTTTTAGAATCTTTTACCACAACACGATATCCAGCAAAGACTAAATTACTTTTAGCGGGAGATGTTTGTGTAAACTCTTGTTTTGTCCTTTCTGGTATCTTGAGAAACTATTGTTTAGATGATCAAACAACAGAACACACTATGAGTTTTGCAACGACCAATTGGTGGATTGCTGATATGTATAGTTTCCTTTCTCAAAAACCAGGGGAGTCATACATTGAAGTGGTCGAAGATGCTATTGTTATGACAATTAGCAGAGATCATCAATTAGCGCTATTTGATCGCGTACCTAAAATTGAACGATATTTTAGAATCTTAATTGAACGCTCGCTTGTTGCTAACCAACAACGATTAATGGACAATATGAGATTGACAGCGGAAGAACGATATGAACGCTTTTGCAATCGTTTCCCTGAGATTAAGTACAATCTACCTCAAAAACAAATTGCCTCGTATTTAGGCATTACTCCGGAATTTTTCAGCAAAATGAAAAAACGTTTGCTGACAGGTAAATAA
- a CDS encoding pirin family protein → MENKILYKADTRGYANNGWLKSHHTFSFANYRNNDRIHFGVLRVLNDDNVAAGMGFGTHPHDNMEIISIPLSGSLEHKDSMGNGTIIRQGEIQAMSAGTGVHHSEFNPSETEESKFLQIWLFPNKLNVKPRYDQIQINKEDRHNKWDQILSPNQEDKGVWINQNAWFHMADLDTGKELTYDLKDKSNGIFLFVLEGQITIDDITLDKRDAIGFWNQPNFTVHAHENSHILVMEVPMELPEYLQ, encoded by the coding sequence ATGGAAAATAAAATTTTATACAAAGCAGATACAAGAGGATACGCTAACAACGGTTGGTTAAAATCTCATCATACTTTTAGTTTTGCAAACTACAGAAACAATGATAGAATACACTTTGGTGTACTACGCGTTTTAAATGACGACAATGTTGCAGCTGGTATGGGCTTTGGAACGCATCCTCACGACAATATGGAGATTATCTCTATTCCGCTATCAGGAAGCTTAGAACATAAAGATAGTATGGGAAATGGCACTATAATTCGCCAAGGAGAAATACAAGCAATGAGTGCAGGAACGGGTGTACATCACAGTGAGTTTAACCCAAGCGAAACAGAGGAGAGTAAATTCTTACAAATATGGTTATTTCCTAATAAATTAAACGTTAAACCAAGATATGACCAGATCCAAATAAACAAAGAGGATCGTCATAACAAATGGGACCAAATCTTATCTCCTAACCAAGAGGACAAAGGAGTTTGGATTAATCAAAACGCTTGGTTTCACATGGCTGATTTAGATACTGGAAAAGAATTAACGTATGATCTTAAAGATAAAAGCAATGGTATCTTCCTTTTTGTCTTAGAAGGACAAATTACAATCGACGATATTACGCTTGACAAAAGAGATGCAATCGGTTTTTGGAATCAACCTAACTTTACGGTTCACGCACACGAAAATAGTCACATCTTAGTAATGGAAGTTCCGATGGAATTACCTGAATATTTACAATAA
- a CDS encoding pseudouridine synthase, with the protein MNNGKSNSRNNNSSRSGSKSGAGKKPFGKSGNGAKKSFSKSGDGAKKSFAKSNDGKSTDLKRIQANTTASKAFDKKPKAKSSSKDSDEIRLNKYIGNSGACSRRDADLYIVSGNVKVNGEVVTELGYRVKPTDVVNFDGTVLTPEKKIYVLLNKPKGFSSINEPVISPENILSLIKGSSKYPLTPIGRMDKTTMGLMLFTNDSDLIQKLNKTEQRSSKLYHVSLDKNLKYEDLEKIKKGVYIDERRVFAEDVAYVDDQPKTEVGIKLKASNVKLVRAIFESLKYNVIKLDRVMYGGLTKWNLPRGKWRFLTEEEVRNLKNGN; encoded by the coding sequence ATGAATAACGGTAAGTCGAATTCAAGAAATAATAATTCAAGTCGCTCAGGGAGTAAGAGTGGAGCGGGTAAAAAGCCTTTTGGGAAAAGTGGTAATGGTGCTAAGAAATCTTTTAGTAAGAGTGGAGATGGTGCTAAAAAGTCTTTTGCGAAAAGCAATGATGGAAAAAGTACAGATTTAAAGAGAATTCAAGCGAATACTACTGCTTCAAAAGCTTTTGATAAAAAGCCAAAAGCAAAGTCTTCTTCTAAAGATTCTGATGAAATTCGTCTAAATAAATATATTGGTAATTCGGGAGCTTGTTCTCGTCGTGATGCAGATTTATACATTGTGTCTGGTAACGTAAAAGTAAACGGAGAAGTGGTAACTGAATTAGGGTATAGAGTTAAACCTACTGATGTTGTAAACTTTGATGGAACTGTTCTTACACCAGAGAAAAAAATCTATGTGTTATTGAATAAACCTAAAGGTTTTTCAAGTATTAACGAGCCAGTAATTAGTCCAGAAAACATTTTGAGTTTAATTAAAGGATCGTCAAAGTATCCATTAACTCCGATTGGACGTATGGATAAAACAACGATGGGATTAATGTTATTTACAAATGACAGTGATTTAATTCAGAAGTTGAATAAAACAGAACAACGTTCTTCTAAATTATACCACGTTTCTTTAGATAAGAATTTAAAGTATGAAGATTTAGAGAAAATTAAAAAAGGTGTGTACATTGACGAGCGTCGTGTATTTGCAGAAGATGTTGCTTATGTTGATGACCAACCAAAAACAGAGGTGGGTATTAAATTAAAAGCATCAAACGTGAAGTTAGTACGTGCTATTTTTGAGTCATTAAAATACAATGTAATCAAATTAGACCGTGTAATGTACGGAGGATTGACTAAATGGAATTTACCAAGAGGTAAATGGAGATTCTTAACAGAAGAAGAAGTACGTAATTTAAAAAACGGAAATTAA
- a CDS encoding geranylgeranylglycerol-phosphate geranylgeranyltransferase: MLSRKNKLLLAKIFSLFSVVRGYNIFIIVMAQYLASIFIFAPQKRALDVVLDWRLFLIIFASSLAIAGGYIINNFYDAEKDLINRPAKSMLDKLVSQATKLRVYFALNFLSVLIVLPVSFHVSLFFSGYIFLLWFYSHKLKKYPIIGNLTASLLAILPFFSILMHFKFFYSTIFLHASFLYLIILIRELIKDMENIKGDFANNYQTIPVRFGEQKAKQIITAVTVLTLVPIYLIVSDHALEVGYMVYYFYMSIGVLILFLYKLWKSGAISEYHSLHVSLKLLILLGVFSIILINPEVVVSGKILLKESL, translated from the coding sequence ATGTTATCTAGGAAAAATAAATTACTCTTAGCTAAGATATTCAGCTTGTTCTCTGTAGTGAGAGGTTATAATATTTTTATCATTGTAATGGCGCAATACTTAGCGTCTATATTTATATTTGCCCCTCAGAAAAGAGCACTTGATGTCGTATTAGATTGGCGTTTGTTTTTGATTATATTCGCTTCTTCGTTAGCCATTGCAGGAGGTTATATTATTAATAACTTCTACGATGCTGAAAAAGATTTGATAAATCGACCTGCGAAGTCTATGTTGGATAAGTTGGTTAGTCAAGCGACAAAGTTACGTGTGTATTTTGCACTTAACTTCTTGTCTGTATTGATTGTACTACCTGTATCTTTCCATGTTTCTTTATTCTTTTCGGGTTATATATTTTTGTTGTGGTTCTATTCACACAAACTAAAGAAATATCCAATTATTGGTAATTTAACAGCATCGTTACTTGCCATATTGCCCTTCTTTAGTATCCTTATGCATTTTAAATTTTTCTACTCAACAATATTTTTGCATGCTTCTTTTTTGTATTTGATTATTCTAATACGCGAGTTGATTAAAGACATGGAAAATATTAAGGGAGATTTTGCTAATAATTACCAAACTATTCCGGTTCGGTTTGGAGAACAGAAAGCAAAACAAATAATCACAGCAGTTACTGTATTAACGCTTGTACCAATCTATTTGATCGTGAGTGATCACGCTTTAGAAGTTGGATATATGGTCTATTACTTTTATATGAGTATAGGTGTATTGATCTTATTTTTGTACAAGTTATGGAAATCAGGTGCCATCAGTGAATACCATAGCCTGCATGTGAGTTTAAAGTTGCTAATACTATTAGGTGTGTTTTCAATTATATTGATTAATCCAGAGGTAGTAGTAAGCGGTAAGATTCTACTTAAAGAATCTTTATAG
- a CDS encoding mevalonate kinase, whose protein sequence is MKGPLFYSKILLFGEYGIIRDSKGLSIPYNFYKGALKIADKLEGVALKSNESLRNFAAYLRDLQETEPTLVQFDLDRLNNEIEEGLYFDSSIPQGYGVGSSGALVAAIYDQYAFEKITVLENLTKDKLLVLKGIFGKMEAFFHGTSSGLDPLNSYLSLPILINSKDNIEPAGIPSQSVDGKGGVFLIDSGIVGETAPMITIFMENLKDQGFRQMLKEQFVKHTDACVENFLKGDVKSLFSNTKQLSKVVLNHFKPMIPEQFHNVWQKGIETNDYYLKLCGSGGGGYILGFTADIEKAKESLKDYKLEVVYQF, encoded by the coding sequence ATGAAAGGACCATTATTTTATTCGAAGATTCTTCTTTTTGGAGAATATGGAATCATTAGAGATTCAAAAGGTTTATCGATTCCTTATAATTTTTATAAGGGAGCTTTGAAAATTGCAGACAAATTAGAGGGTGTTGCATTAAAATCAAATGAGAGTTTGAGAAATTTTGCTGCTTATTTAAGAGATTTGCAAGAGACAGAACCAACATTAGTACAATTTGATTTAGATCGTTTAAATAACGAGATTGAGGAAGGGTTGTATTTTGACTCGAGTATTCCACAAGGATATGGTGTGGGAAGTAGTGGTGCATTAGTTGCTGCTATTTATGACCAATATGCTTTTGAGAAGATAACAGTATTGGAAAACTTGACAAAAGACAAGTTACTTGTGTTAAAAGGTATCTTTGGAAAGATGGAAGCATTTTTTCACGGTACAAGTTCAGGGTTAGATCCATTAAACAGTTATTTAAGCCTGCCAATATTGATTAATTCAAAAGACAATATTGAACCAGCAGGTATTCCTTCACAAAGTGTAGATGGTAAAGGAGGAGTTTTCTTGATTGATTCAGGTATTGTTGGAGAAACAGCTCCAATGATTACTATATTTATGGAGAACTTAAAAGACCAAGGTTTCCGTCAGATGTTGAAAGAGCAGTTTGTAAAACATACAGATGCTTGTGTTGAAAACTTCTTGAAAGGAGATGTTAAGTCTTTATTTAGTAATACAAAACAATTATCTAAAGTAGTATTGAATCATTTTAAACCAATGATTCCGGAGCAATTCCACAATGTTTGGCAAAAGGGAATTGAGACAAATGATTACTATTTGAAGCTATGTGGATCTGGAGGTGGAGGATACATCTTAGGTTTTACAGCAGATATTGAAAAAGCGAAAGAATCTCTTAAAGATTATAAATTAGAAGTTGTATATCAATTCTAA
- a CDS encoding cysteine-rich CWC family protein, protein MTKNKVCTHCKAPIDCKTEDIAHCACSEVTISNATRAFLGSSYHKCLCNDCLVKFNEMIELAKGKEFPKRRSEMEEGVHYYMENEYFVFTELYHLMKGQCCQNGCRHCVYGFKNRYL, encoded by the coding sequence ATGACTAAGAACAAAGTATGTACACATTGTAAAGCACCTATTGATTGTAAAACAGAAGATATTGCTCATTGTGCGTGTAGTGAAGTAACAATTTCTAATGCTACAAGAGCTTTTTTGGGAAGTTCATATCATAAATGTCTTTGTAATGATTGTTTAGTTAAGTTTAACGAGATGATTGAACTTGCTAAAGGCAAAGAATTTCCAAAGCGAAGAAGTGAGATGGAGGAAGGAGTGCATTATTATATGGAAAATGAGTATTTTGTATTTACAGAATTGTATCATTTGATGAAAGGACAATGTTGTCAGAATGGTTGTAGACATTGTGTTTATGGCTTTAAAAACAGGTATTTATAA
- a CDS encoding COG3014 family protein, with product MVSYKTIYSFTKTSVLFALMFFVFGCASYHDRITDYYQKLGSSQFEEAEKALDKNALLQKSRNKLLFYMEKGRVAHLKGDYASSNKYLNEADLLVEDGLKSTGDVAVGLFLNSMSQNYKGEEFEIFMLHYYKALNYLYLGQFDEAIVEARRITLQNYAQGDKYKEKSTRYSKDAFSLTLQGLIYEASGNYNDAFIAYRNAVEVYQNAKGGLYYGVAMPENLKYDVMRMASRMGFKSELDKFERDFKMKFKDYQPTAGGELVVFWENGRAPIKEQENVFFSLVKGEDGGVFFTNALGIMIPIDFGIAGKTSLNDVHSLNIAYPKYIVQKPPYTFATIKTSSADKYRFEKVEDIDVLAVKTLDERAGKELSKILTRVAVKKSAEYALKSAARSNGKNGDNNALLEGLGLGVQLFNMFSEKADTRNWQTLPAQINYVRVPLQTGMNKLTIELERPTGQRTEQTIEVEANGKMRFYNFATMR from the coding sequence ATGGTTTCATACAAAACCATATATTCTTTCACAAAAACATCAGTGCTATTTGCACTGATGTTTTTCGTGTTTGGATGTGCTTCTTATCACGATAGGATAACAGATTATTATCAGAAACTTGGTTCGTCTCAATTTGAAGAGGCTGAGAAAGCTTTGGACAAAAATGCATTGTTGCAAAAGTCGAGAAACAAGTTGTTGTTTTATATGGAGAAAGGCCGTGTAGCTCATTTGAAAGGAGATTATGCGAGTAGTAATAAGTACCTTAATGAAGCCGATCTATTAGTTGAAGATGGTTTAAAAAGTACTGGTGATGTGGCAGTAGGATTGTTTTTAAACTCAATGTCTCAAAATTACAAAGGAGAGGAGTTTGAAATTTTTATGTTGCATTATTACAAAGCTTTAAACTATTTGTACTTAGGTCAGTTTGATGAAGCTATTGTTGAGGCTCGTCGTATTACACTACAGAATTATGCACAAGGCGACAAGTATAAAGAGAAAAGTACTCGTTATTCAAAAGATGCGTTTTCATTGACCTTACAAGGGTTGATTTATGAAGCAAGTGGAAATTATAACGATGCGTTTATCGCTTATCGAAATGCAGTTGAGGTATATCAGAATGCAAAAGGCGGACTTTACTATGGAGTAGCAATGCCTGAGAATCTTAAATACGATGTTATGAGAATGGCTTCGCGTATGGGATTCAAAAGTGAGTTGGATAAGTTTGAACGCGATTTTAAAATGAAGTTCAAAGATTATCAACCTACTGCAGGAGGAGAATTAGTTGTCTTTTGGGAGAATGGTAGAGCACCAATTAAAGAACAAGAAAACGTATTTTTCTCTTTAGTAAAAGGAGAAGATGGAGGTGTGTTCTTTACGAATGCTTTAGGGATTATGATTCCGATAGATTTTGGAATAGCAGGAAAGACAAGCTTGAATGATGTTCATAGTTTGAATATTGCTTACCCGAAATACATTGTTCAGAAACCACCCTATACCTTTGCGACAATAAAAACAAGTTCAGCTGATAAATATAGATTTGAAAAAGTAGAAGATATTGATGTTTTAGCTGTGAAAACATTAGATGAACGCGCAGGTAAAGAATTAAGTAAGATATTAACTCGTGTAGCTGTAAAGAAATCAGCTGAGTATGCGTTAAAATCAGCTGCTCGTTCAAATGGTAAAAACGGAGATAATAATGCTTTGTTAGAGGGACTTGGTTTAGGAGTGCAATTATTTAATATGTTCTCAGAAAAAGCAGACACTCGTAACTGGCAGACATTACCAGCTCAGATTAACTATGTTCGTGTTCCTCTTCAAACAGGTATGAATAAATTGACAATTGAACTTGAGCGTCCAACAGGTCAACGTACAGAACAAACGATTGAAGTGGAGGCAAACGGTAAGATGAGGTTTTATAATTTTGCAACAATGCGATAA
- a CDS encoding penicillin-binding protein activator LpoB, producing the protein MQIKRIALATILAASGIFITSCGRQVTRVGIEETIDISGRWNNTDSREVAEQMTSQILSGSWIGDHQESNAGKKPVVIVGMVQNKSHEHIDAETFVKDVERSFIQSQRVRLVQGGAKREELRAERADQQTNSSVSTMKKFGLENGADYILQGSINSIVDSHKKKKVVYYQVNLELTNIQSGEVVWIGEKKIAKYVKN; encoded by the coding sequence ATGCAAATTAAACGTATTGCGTTAGCTACAATATTGGCTGCATCAGGAATATTTATCACGTCATGTGGACGTCAAGTAACAAGAGTAGGAATTGAAGAAACTATTGATATTAGCGGTAGATGGAACAATACAGACTCAAGAGAAGTTGCTGAGCAAATGACAAGCCAAATCTTAAGCGGATCTTGGATTGGAGATCACCAAGAAAGCAATGCTGGAAAAAAACCAGTTGTAATTGTTGGTATGGTTCAAAATAAAAGTCACGAGCATATTGATGCAGAAACATTCGTAAAAGATGTTGAAAGATCTTTTATTCAGTCACAAAGAGTACGTTTAGTTCAAGGAGGTGCAAAAAGAGAAGAATTGAGAGCTGAAAGAGCTGATCAACAAACAAACTCTTCTGTTTCTACGATGAAGAAATTCGGATTAGAGAACGGAGCAGATTACATTCTTCAAGGTTCTATCAACTCAATTGTTGACTCTCACAAAAAGAAAAAAGTAGTTTACTACCAAGTGAATTTAGAATTAACAAACATTCAATCTGGAGAAGTTGTTTGGATTGGAGAGAAGAAAATTGCTAAATACGTAAAGAACTAA
- a CDS encoding diphosphomevalonate/mevalonate 3,5-bisphosphate decarboxylase family protein has protein sequence MTIKDFIFDREVDLTSVVQGTFSWSSPSNIALVKYWGKKDNQIPANPSLSFTLSNCKTITSLEYKVKTKKGISFDLLFEGKPKEDFKPKVQKFFERILSYCPYIEDYHFVIDTENTFPHSSGIASSASGMAAMAVNVMSLEKALFPEMTDEYFDKKASFLARLGSGSACRSIVGSVVVWGEHKDIADSSDLYGVAFPEEVHEVFKDYCDVILLVDKGEKKVSSTVGHDLMHNHPFAKERFAQAHTNLAKLKNILVEGNLEEFISLVESEALTLHAMMMTSMPYFILMKPKTLKIIEKIWNFREQTKIPVCFTLDAGANVHLLFPKQDKDFVMTFIRQELAEHCQGKHFIEDQIGFGSERIK, from the coding sequence ATGACAATAAAAGATTTTATATTTGATAGAGAAGTTGACTTGACAAGTGTTGTTCAAGGAACTTTTTCGTGGAGTTCGCCAAGTAATATTGCTTTGGTGAAATATTGGGGAAAGAAGGATAATCAGATTCCTGCTAATCCATCGTTGAGTTTTACATTGAGTAATTGTAAAACAATTACTTCTTTGGAATATAAAGTAAAGACAAAAAAGGGAATAAGCTTTGATTTGTTGTTTGAAGGAAAACCAAAAGAAGACTTTAAACCGAAAGTGCAAAAGTTCTTTGAGCGAATTTTGTCTTATTGTCCTTATATAGAAGATTATCACTTTGTAATAGATACAGAAAATACTTTTCCGCATAGTTCAGGAATTGCATCATCAGCATCAGGAATGGCGGCTATGGCAGTAAATGTAATGTCGTTAGAGAAAGCATTATTTCCAGAGATGACAGACGAATATTTTGATAAGAAGGCATCTTTCTTAGCCAGATTAGGTTCGGGAAGTGCTTGTAGAAGTATTGTCGGAAGTGTAGTTGTTTGGGGAGAACACAAGGATATTGCAGATAGTTCAGATTTATACGGGGTTGCTTTTCCAGAAGAAGTACACGAAGTATTTAAAGATTACTGTGATGTGATTTTATTAGTTGACAAAGGAGAGAAGAAGGTATCAAGTACAGTAGGACACGATTTGATGCACAATCATCCCTTTGCCAAAGAGAGATTTGCACAAGCTCATACAAACTTAGCTAAGTTGAAAAATATTTTAGTTGAGGGTAATTTAGAAGAATTTATTTCGTTAGTAGAAAGTGAAGCTTTGACATTGCACGCAATGATGATGACTTCAATGCCTTATTTTATTTTAATGAAGCCTAAGACTTTGAAAATTATCGAGAAGATTTGGAACTTTAGAGAGCAGACAAAAATCCCCGTGTGTTTTACATTAGATGCTGGGGCAAATGTCCACTTATTGTTTCCAAAACAAGATAAAGACTTTGTTATGACATTTATTCGTCAAGAATTAGCAGAGCATTGTCAGGGAAAACACTTCATCGAAGATCAAATAGGCTTTGGTTCTGAGAGAATTAAATAA
- a CDS encoding NAD(P)/FAD-dependent oxidoreductase — MNYDVILVGGGAAGFFTAINLAERKKGLKIAILERGKEVLSKVRISGGGRCNVTHACFDPKELTQFYPRGAKELLGPFHQFCAGDTIAWFEDHGVTLKIEEDGRMFPDTDSSQTIIDCFLKAAKQLKIDVLTGTSVQSVFKKENSWKLDTTNGGYECSHLVMTTGSNPKIWGLINELGHKIVEPVPSLFTFNIKDKRIKDLMGVATPAEVKVKGTKLEASGPLLITHWGMSGPGILRLSAWGARILADKNYQFQINVNWLPNHDLESVMELLQTIRKEHAKKTVIKRVEIDLPNRLWERIVEVSGFANDVKWADVTNKQLEVLAAELTKAEMQVNGKSTFKDEFVTAGGIDLKEINFKTMESKINTDLYFAGEVVNIDAITGGFNFQNAWTTGFIAANAICDKIENQ, encoded by the coding sequence ATGAATTACGACGTCATATTAGTAGGAGGAGGAGCCGCTGGATTTTTTACAGCAATCAATCTTGCAGAGAGAAAAAAAGGGCTTAAAATAGCAATATTAGAAAGAGGGAAAGAGGTTCTTTCAAAAGTTAGAATTTCAGGTGGAGGACGTTGTAATGTAACACACGCTTGCTTTGATCCTAAAGAGCTTACACAGTTTTATCCGAGAGGAGCAAAAGAGTTATTAGGACCATTTCACCAGTTTTGTGCAGGAGATACAATAGCTTGGTTTGAAGATCACGGTGTAACTTTAAAGATTGAAGAAGACGGTAGAATGTTTCCTGATACAGATTCATCACAGACTATTATTGACTGTTTTTTAAAGGCAGCAAAACAATTGAAAATTGATGTTTTAACAGGAACAAGTGTACAAAGTGTGTTTAAAAAAGAGAATTCTTGGAAGTTAGATACGACAAATGGAGGGTATGAGTGCTCTCATTTAGTGATGACAACAGGAAGTAATCCAAAAATATGGGGATTAATCAATGAGCTTGGACATAAAATTGTAGAGCCTGTGCCGTCATTGTTTACATTTAATATCAAAGATAAACGCATTAAAGATTTAATGGGAGTAGCAACTCCTGCTGAGGTAAAGGTAAAAGGAACAAAGTTAGAAGCAAGTGGTCCGTTATTGATTACACATTGGGGAATGAGTGGTCCTGGTATTTTGCGTTTGTCAGCTTGGGGAGCTCGTATTTTAGCAGATAAAAATTATCAGTTTCAGATTAATGTGAATTGGTTGCCAAATCACGATTTGGAGTCTGTGATGGAATTATTGCAAACAATACGCAAAGAGCACGCTAAGAAAACTGTAATCAAAAGGGTAGAAATTGATTTGCCTAATCGTTTATGGGAAAGAATTGTTGAGGTATCTGGATTTGCAAACGACGTAAAGTGGGCGGATGTTACTAATAAGCAATTAGAAGTATTAGCTGCTGAACTAACTAAGGCAGAAATGCAGGTTAATGGAAAGAGTACATTTAAAGACGAATTTGTAACCGCTGGAGGAATTGATTTAAAGGAAATTAATTTTAAAACAATGGAGAGTAAAATCAATACAGATTTGTATTTTGCAGGAGAAGTTGTAAACATAGACGCTATTACAGGAGGGTTCAACTTTCAGAATGCGTGGACAACAGGATTTATAGCTGCAAATGCTATTTGTGATAAAATAGAAAACCAATAA